The Gloeobacter morelensis MG652769 genome contains the following window.
GGCCTTTTTGCCCTTTGGGCTGCTCATCGACCAGTGGCGCTGGAAGGTCTACTCGGGCGCCATCCAGCCCAAAGACTACAACCAAGCCTGGTGGGCACTGCGCGAGCGCTACCAGGGCGTCTCGGCCCCCCTGCCGCGCTCGGAGGCAGACTTTGACCCCGGCGCCAAGTTCCACGTACCGGCCAACACCCCCTACACCCGCTATTTCCTGGCGCGGGTGCTGCAGTTCCAGTTCCACCGGGCACTGTGTCGGGAAGCGGGTTATACCGGCCCCTTGCACCGCTGTTCGGTCTATGGCAACAAAGCGGCGGGGGCGAAGCTTGCGGTGATGCTCGAAGCCGGGCAGAGCCGTCCCTGGCCGCAGGTGCTCTACGCGATGACCGGCGAGCGGCAGATGGACGCGACTGCCATGCTCGACTACTTTGCCCCCCTCAAATCCTGGCTCGACGAACAAAACAGAGGCGTCAAAGTCGGCTGGGAGAGCGCCGGATCGCTCAGTTCGGCGATTCGATAGACCCGAGCCGCTTCTCCATCCGGTAGTTGACCAGCTTCTCCCCGCGCCGGACGACAGTCTGTGCCTGCAACACCCGAAAGCCGCGCCGCTCGAAAAAAGGCCGCGCCGTGATGCTCGCCTCGGTGAACACCCGGTCGAGGCCAAGGCGCACCGCCTCGGCCTCGACGGCGGCGAGCATCGCCCCGCCCACACCCCGGCCCTGGTAGTCGGCGTGGACATAGAAGCGATCGAGGTGGCCGTCGCTCTCGAAATCGGTGAATCCGACGACCGCTTCGCCAATCTGCGCCACGACGGCAAAACGGTCGGTCAACTGCCCTTCCCAGACCCGGGAGTCGATCTCCTCCGGTGCCCAGGCCGCCACTTGCTCAGGCGAGTAGTCCCGAACGTTGATGCGGCGAACGGTATCTCGAAACAAATGGATGAGTGCAGGTGCGTCGCCGGGTTCGTAGGGGCGCAGCCGGATCATCGCAGATCCCCTGGTTGTACAATTTTCTGGCCAATTGTACCGCCGTCCATAGCTGCACGCATGTAAGGCGCTTGACACATCCCCTACCGAACTGGGGCCAGGTCAACGCCGACACCACCGATCCGATGCTCGAACCCCCCGTGCAGCGCTGGGAGTGGACGCTTCGATCTGACAAAATGCGAAAGTGCCGCCCAACGGTCCAATGGTGCCCTCACGATGAAACTCATCTCCCAGCAACGGAGCAAGCTAGATCTGGCCTCAGGGAGGCGCTACGGTGCAGGCGCCTGAGCGGTTGAGGGGGCGGGCGCGTTCTTCTCCGATTTTTCACCATCGCTGCCTACAACCGAATTAGGAGCGCAACGCGGGTCGCCGGGACAAAGGCCGCCTGCGGGGAGGCCGAGCAATGGGCGAACAATCCGACGGCGAGCGGACGAACACCCCCAAATCCGGACGGGGCTGGGACTACATTGCCGTGCTGGTGCTGGTGCTGGTGGCGGTGAACCTGCTGGTGCTGCCCGCAGTACTGATGTCCGCATCCGGCCCGAGCGAACCCTACAGCCGGTTTATCGAACAACTCGAGCAGGGAAAAGTCACCCGCGTACTGGTGGCGGGCGACCGTATCGAATACGAACTGGCGGGCGAGAAAAAACGCCACCGGACGGTGCCCCTGCCCGCCGATCCGCAACTGGCCGGGCTGCTGCGCCGACACAAAGTCGAATACACGGCGGCGCCCTCCCGCGGTGCCGACTGGCTGCCGGGGGTGCTTGGGTGGTTGATGCTGCCTCTGGCGGTGTTGGGCTTCTGGTGGCTATTGGGCCGAGGTGGAGCGCAGGGGCCTCAGACACTCACGATGAGCCGTTCGCGGGCGCGCATTTACGCCCAGGGTTCGACCGGAGTCGCCTTCGGCGATGTGGCCGGCGTCGACGAGGCCAAGGGCGAACTGCAGGAGATTGTCCAGTTTCTCAAGCTGCCCGAGCGCTACACCCGCATCGGCGCCAAGATCCCCAAGGGGGTGCTGCTGGTCGGTCCCCCCGGCACCGGCAAGACGCTGCTGGCCAAGGCCGTCGCCGGTGAGGCGGGGGTGCCGTTTTTTTCGATTTCGGGATCCGAATTTGTCGAACTGTTCGTGGGTGTCGGGGCGGCGCGGGTGCGCGACCTGTTCGAGCAGGCCAAGCAGCAGGCGCCGTGCATCATCTTCATCGACGAACTAGATGCCATCGGCAAGGCGCGGGTCGGCTCGCCCATGGCTGGGGGCAACGACGAGCGCGAGCAGACCCTCAACCAGCTACTGGCCGAGATGGACGGCTTTGCCCCCAACACCGGCGTTATCCTGCTGGCGGCCACCAACCGGCCGGAGAGCCTCGACCCGGCGTTACTCAGGCCGGGGCGCTTCGATCGGCGGGTACTGGTGGATCGGCCCGATAAAACCGGCCGCCTCGCCATTTTGCAGGTGCACGCCCGACCGGTGAAACTGGCCCCCGACGTCGATTTGGTGGCGATGGCGGGGCGGACCGCCGGATTTGCCGGAGCGGATCTGGCCAATTTGATCAACGAGGCGGCGTTGCTCGCAGCCCGCCAGGGCAAAGCGGCCGTGACCATGGCTGATCTGACGGAGGCGCTCGAGCGGGTGGTGGCGGGCCTGGAGAAGCGCTCGCGCGTGCTGGGGGACGAGGAGCGCGCCACGGTCGCCTTCCACGAATCCGGGCACGCGATCGTCGCCCGCCTGGTGCCCTGCACCGGCCGGGTCGAGAAAATCTCGATCGTCCCCCGGGGGATGGCCGCCCTCGGCTACACGCTGCAACTGCCGGAGGAGGATCGCTTTTTGATGAGCGAGCCCGAGATGCGCGGACGGCTGGCGGTGTTGATGGGCGGTCGGGCGGCGGAGCACCTGATCTTTGGCGAATTTTCGACCGGCGCTGCGGACGACTTGCAGCAGGCCACCGACCTGGCGCAGCGGATGATCACCCTCTACGGCATGGGCGCGGACCTTGGTCCGGTCGCCTTTGAAAAACCGCAGTCGGAATTTTTGGGCGGGACGGTGCTGCGCCGCCCCGTGAGCGAAGCGGTCGCCGAGCAAATCGATCGCGCACTGCGCGCAGTGCTCGAAAGTGCCTACGCCCGCGCCCTCGACCTGTTGCGGGTCAACGGGCCGCTCTTGGAGGAGATGGCCCGGCTGTTGCTGGTGCAGGAGGTGCTTGAGGGCCCGCAGTTGCGCGCGCTGTTGGATCGGGCGGTGTCGCTTGCGGAGCCGCGGACGGCACTGTGCAAGCAAAGCGCCCCATAGAGCAGTTTGCGATCGAACGTGACACAAACTAACCGGCAAAACTCACTTCTGAAGGCTCTTGGCTATTATGCCGTTCCATGTCTGACTGAAAAACGCTCTGAGGCCCGCCTACATCAGAACCGAGTCGTCGCCTTCGTCGTTGTAGGCAAATCCGAACGATTCTTCCTCCGCCGCTTCGCCAGGCATGAAGATCTCGGCAAGATCAAAGCCGTTCTCTTCGCCGCCCGGTTCCATACCGGTCGAGGCCTGACTGAACAGCTCGCCCTCGGCGCTGCCGCTATCCGCCACTTCGCTCTGCCCGCCGAAGCCGAAGCGCTCCGCCAGGTTATCGAGCCCCATGCTCGCGAACATATCTCCGAGGCCGCCGGAGAGCCCCTCTTGCTCCGGCGGCTGCTCATCTTCCCCTTCCATGCGTCCGCGCGCTTCGTCGAGCAGAGCCTGGGCGCGGTCCTCCTCGGAGATTTCGCCGCTTGCCACCAACTCACTGAGATTGGTTTCCGGATTGGCGAGCATTTCAGGGGTGATCTCCTGCTCGTCCTGCGAGAACATCTCGCTCAGGCCCATCATCGCGTTGGCGAGGGTGAAACCACCCATCACATCGGCGAACTGGCCCATGTTTTCTTGGTTGATGTCGAGGCCCATAAACGAGAACCCTTCCTGTGAGCCATTCTCATCGCCCGCCGCCAGCAAATTTTCAGCCCCGGCCATCTGCGAGCCCAGGCTTGTCCCCGGCTGCTCTTCCATCGCCACAGCGTTCTCGACTTCGTAGCCGGCTTCAAACCCAACAGACTCTGAACCTTCCATCGCTTCGCTCCCTATTGCTTCCACGGACGCCAGCCTCTAGGGAGAAGCGGGCAAAAAGTAGATCGGCAATTTTCCTGGGCTAATTTTGCAGGTACTTTTATCCAATTCCCCACTCCTCGTGCTCGTCTTGGTCCAGGGCCGGATCCTCCGCAAGTGCGAAATTCTCGTCGTATTCCTCTTCTGTAGAAATGCTTTTGACTGTTTGCGCAGCAAACGCGTCTTCTGCTGCAAAATCCGCCTCGGCGGGCGACGCCGCTTCGGCCTGCGGATCCTCTTCGAAACCAAAATTTGTCGCCAGATCGCCGAAACCGTCAAAGGTATTCTCGACAAAATCTCCAAAGCCGCCCTCTTCGGAGGCGCTCGCTTCGGGGTCGGCGGGGAGGGTGCCATCCTCTTCTGCCGCCAGGGCTTCGCCTCCTCCCAAAAGCGCGCCGCCCAGGCCCAACAGACCCGCACCGGCGACGACCGTGGTGGTGACCGGTGCGACGACAAACGCGGCGGTGAGCAGTCCAGCACCCAGGAGTACTCCCCCGGCGACGGCGGCACCCTCGGCCAGGTTGCCCTGCTCCTCAGGGCTCAGACCAAACAGCGACGGGCCACCTTCATCCTCCGGTGTCTCTTCCACCGGCCCGTCGAGCGGTCCTTCAAGCGCTTCGCGTTCCCGGTCGCGCTCGCGCTGTTCCTGTCGGTATTTTTCGCTCTCCTGGGCGTCGCGCATCATCTCGTCCTGCTGCTCGGGGGTAAGGATGACCGCGTCGTCCTCGAGGTCTTCCTCAGGCAACTCCAATCCGGCGCGCTGGCGGATCTCCTCGGTGCCCAGATCGCGCCAGTCGGCGCCTTCGGGCACCTCGACTTTGGTATCGCCCGCATCCTGAGGCTCCCTGAGCCTTTGCCATTCGGAGTACCCCGGATCCCCCGGCTTGAGATTGGCGGTGTCGATCTGCGGTGTCAGGGGGCTGGGCGGTCCTTCCTCAAAACCACCACCGCGCCAGTTGGGATTCGGGCCTACCATGTCTGTGCTCCTTGTCGCTCCACGATTTCAAGGCGCTAGGGACAAGTCCGCCGCCAGAACGTCAGGTCAATCAGAGCGGCGTCTCCTCCGGCACCGGTTCGGGGTGCCCGGGAGCGGGGGTGGGGGTGGGCAAGTCCGGGGGCAGAGGCTCCGGCGGCAGCGGCGCGGGCGTCGGGAATGGCCCGGGTTTGGGCAAAGGTGGACCGGGTGATGGCGGTTCGGGCTCGGGAACCGCCGGACCGGGGATAGGTTGCGGCTTGGGAAACGGGATTTCGACCGCCGCCGCACCGGCTGCACGGATTGCAATTGCCATGGGTTTCTCCCCGCTGAAGCTTACCTGTGCATCCTACGGAACGGCGACCCTACCGTCATCGGGAGAAAGAGAGAGCCGGAAGCACTCACGCCTCCGGCACCACGAACCGGTACCCGGAGCCGTGCACCGTGAGGATATAGCGCGGTTCTTTGGGATTGTCTTCGAGCTTGGAGCGCAGCCGGGCGATGTGAAAGTCGATGGTGCGGTTGGTGACGGCGGTGTCGTAGCCCCAGACTTCCTGATAAATTTTTTCGCGGTCCACCGTCTGTCCGGCGTTGCGAAACAGACACTCCAGCACCTGGAATTCCCGCGAGGAGAGGTCGAGCTTTTGGCGGTTTTTGCAGACGCTCATGCGCTGAAAATCGATCTCCAGATCTCCTACGCTTACGTGTTGGGAAGGTTTGCTCTGGTGGGTGCGGCGCAGGACCGCCTCGATGCGGGCCAGCAACTCATCGATGTTAAAAGGTTTGCTGAGGTAATCATCCGCCCCGAGCCGCAGGCCGAAGACCTTGTCGGTGTCGAGGCCGCGGGCAGTCAGCATGATGATCGGCGTGACGACGTTCTCGGAGCGCAGGCGTTGGCAAACTTCCAGCCCGCTCATGCGCGGCAGCATCAAGTCAAGAATGATAAGTTGCAGTCCCGGCTCGCGGCCCAACTCCAAAGCAGCGCGGCCGTCGCGCGCGAGCGTCACCGTGTAGCCTTCCGATTCGAGGGTCTTGCGCAGCACCTGCGCCAGGGTCTCGTCGTCCTCAACGACCAAAATGGGGTTGCTCATGGGGAATTTTTACGGTGAATGTGCTGCCGATGCCGACGCGGCTTTCGACCAGAATCTGCCCACGGTGGGCATTGACGATCTGCGAAGCGATGGCCAGTCCCAGCCCGGTCCCCTCGGTGTCGCTCACCAGGCCGTTGCGCACCCGGTAAAACTTCTGAAAGATAAACGCCTGCTCCTCGGCCGGGATACCCACGCCCCGGTCCTCGACCAGCAGATGCAGTATACGCTTCTCGCCGAAGCCGCTCCAGTAGGACTGCACCCGCACCCAGGGCTGGGCGTCGCCTGAGTAGCGCACGG
Protein-coding sequences here:
- a CDS encoding response regulator transcription factor → MSNPILVVEDDETLAQVLRKTLESEGYTVTLARDGRAALELGREPGLQLIILDLMLPRMSGLEVCQRLRSENVVTPIIMLTARGLDTDKVFGLRLGADDYLSKPFNIDELLARIEAVLRRTHQSKPSQHVSVGDLEIDFQRMSVCKNRQKLDLSSREFQVLECLFRNAGQTVDREKIYQEVWGYDTAVTNRTIDFHIARLRSKLEDNPKEPRYILTVHGSGYRFVVPEA
- the ftsH gene encoding ATP-dependent zinc metalloprotease FtsH, with protein sequence MGEQSDGERTNTPKSGRGWDYIAVLVLVLVAVNLLVLPAVLMSASGPSEPYSRFIEQLEQGKVTRVLVAGDRIEYELAGEKKRHRTVPLPADPQLAGLLRRHKVEYTAAPSRGADWLPGVLGWLMLPLAVLGFWWLLGRGGAQGPQTLTMSRSRARIYAQGSTGVAFGDVAGVDEAKGELQEIVQFLKLPERYTRIGAKIPKGVLLVGPPGTGKTLLAKAVAGEAGVPFFSISGSEFVELFVGVGAARVRDLFEQAKQQAPCIIFIDELDAIGKARVGSPMAGGNDEREQTLNQLLAEMDGFAPNTGVILLAATNRPESLDPALLRPGRFDRRVLVDRPDKTGRLAILQVHARPVKLAPDVDLVAMAGRTAGFAGADLANLINEAALLAARQGKAAVTMADLTEALERVVAGLEKRSRVLGDEERATVAFHESGHAIVARLVPCTGRVEKISIVPRGMAALGYTLQLPEEDRFLMSEPEMRGRLAVLMGGRAAEHLIFGEFSTGAADDLQQATDLAQRMITLYGMGADLGPVAFEKPQSEFLGGTVLRRPVSEAVAEQIDRALRAVLESAYARALDLLRVNGPLLEEMARLLLVQEVLEGPQLRALLDRAVSLAEPRTALCKQSAP
- a CDS encoding GNAT family N-acetyltransferase, with protein sequence MIRLRPYEPGDAPALIHLFRDTVRRINVRDYSPEQVAAWAPEEIDSRVWEGQLTDRFAVVAQIGEAVVGFTDFESDGHLDRFYVHADYQGRGVGGAMLAAVEAEAVRLGLDRVFTEASITARPFFERRGFRVLQAQTVVRRGEKLVNYRMEKRLGSIESPN